CCCTTTATCTTGTTCGGAAGCTCTTCAAGCCTGACAGAGTAAAAATGGTGGGATTTTTTCATCATTTGCAATGGATGAAACCCGAGTCGTATGGCTGCTTCTACTATGTAATTTTGGGGTTATTTGGGATGAAAGGAAAGAATGCGCACGGCAGAGCGATGATCTTGTTCTTTGCGTTGGAGGGGAGCTGCGGCACGCCGGCTTTGGCCTTGTCGTTCTCGCTTCGCACGTCGATGATAAGGTAACCTTGAGAGGTGACCATGTCCAGAGCTTGAGCTGGGCTCAGGTCACCTGAATCACAGGATGCAGATGCaatgcagcagcagcagagtgAGCAATGGCAGAACATTCTTAACAATACCGTTGAAAGCCAAAGTTGCACAAAATGTCGCTACCTTTGTAGCCGCGTAGGCCGTATGAGAGCAGGGACCAGGCCGGCGGCAGGAGCAGGTACGCGAGGAACGCGGCTCCGGCGGCCACGACGTAGTCCGTGCCTTCCAGGGACCCGATGGTCTGGACGGTCTCGGAGGCGATCGGCTTCGCGGCGCCGATGGCCGGCTGCGCCGCATCTGCGACCGTCTACTGAGGAGAGCGGCGTCATTGTGTGAACCTCGATGCTGATTACGGAGTCGCCGGAGACTGCGAGTGACCGTACCTTAAAAGCAGACTGGAAGCGGGCAAGGTCGACGCCGGCGCCCTGGAGCGCCTCCGTGGCCTGCCTGGAGGCGTCGGAGACCACCGGCGAGGcgagcttcagggcctgctcgcCGGCGCTCTGCAGCACCGGCAGCGCCGGCTTAGCGGCCTCGCCCAGCGCCCTGAGCACAACGAAGGACTGCTCGGCCACCTTGCCGCCGACGCCGATCACCACATCCACCGTGTCCACCACCTGCCCAATCACCAACCCAATCGAGCACTCAGCCGCAATGCCACGGCAGAAATACAATCCGGAGCTCAAACAGGGGCTTACGAATCGGCGTCCGCGCGCGTTACCTTGGTGAACGAGCCGGCGACGTCCTCCTTGGACAACGCCGCGGCGCGCGCGGCCGGCGTCGCGGCCAGCAATGCAGCCGTCGACGAGGCGGCCGCCGCGGCCAGCGGCGCGGCATTCCATGGCGCGCGGCGGGGCGTGCCCTTGGTggccgccggaggaggaggggccGACGGCGGCAGGGTGGCCGACGCCGACGTGGGGGTAAAGGCCATGGCTCCGGCTTGCTCACCGTACAGTCTACCCACCAGCGCTGCTCTCCCGGCCACACAAGCGCGCGCAGCCGCAGCGACGGCAGTGTCTATGGCTGAGACTTCTTTGGCTCATTTTCCGTTTGTGTGGCAAGGAGACGACGCTATCGGCCGTCGGCCATCGGACTGTCTCGTAATTGGTGTCCATAAATTGATGCCGATGCGCGGTAGTATATcgcttgttttttttttttttttttttttgggaACGGTATATCGCTTGTAAATTGGGCTGTTAAATTGTAGACAGGACAAGGCCCATGGAGAGTGACATGGGCCTGTCTTATTAGCAGAAACGAAAGTAGGCCCCTCGAATCTGGGCGCCCATATATCTCGCCTTCAGCGAGTCCAGCTTCTTGCTGAAGGGGCGAGCTAGAGCCTAAATGAGCCGACTCACGAGCGCGGCATGCCACAGCCTCTTTTTTCTGGGTTATTCTTTTTGCTTTATCTTTGTCCTTTTGTTTCTACTTTAAAATATTCtaaatatatactccctccgtacggaaatacttgtcagagaaatggataaatatggatgtgtctagaactaaaatacgtctagatacatctctCTGACAAGTATTTCTGGTATTACAAAAATCACTCTACAAAAatacatttgaaaaatgttgaacaagtatttcaaaattttagaATGTGTACAGAATTTTTTTATCATGTCTAAAAAATGATGAATTTattatcatgtatataaaaatgtaaTCAATCATTTTGAAAAACAAAAAGTTGAACAACTATTCAAAAAGGTTAATCAAGCATTTTGAAAATgtaaaatgtgtatagaaaaaatgttgaccacaTATTAAGAAATGATGAattttttataatgtatataaaaatattaatcaagcatttgaaaaaatgttggacaaacatttgaaaaaatgttggacaagcatttgaaaaatgttaaatgtgtatagacaAAATGTTCACCATGTATTATAAAAATGATGAAACAATTGATCATCTATATAAAAATTGTTAATcaatcatttaaaaaaatgttgaacaagagttcaaaaaatattaatcaagcgTTTGGAAAATGTCAAATGTGTAtagaaataaaaaaaaattgcGGCAGCATGGAAATAATGTTGACCATGCATTAAAAAATGTTAACCTTTAAATGTGAAAACTACTCCCTcaattcctaaatataagtcctttagagatttcactatggagaCTACattcggatgtatatagacgccTTCTAGAATATATGTTCACTCATtatgctccttatgtagtctatagtggaatgtaacaccccggatgtaactttccatatttgtaactccaactcttgccatttttggctatgtgttatgatattcccttcgtggtcgggttttgtctttcgttttgcattttgttcatgtcatgcatctcatatcatgtcattatgtgcatctcatttgcaaaCGTGTTCGTCTTATACattcgagcattttccccgttgtccgttttgcaatccgacactcccacatgcaccggcgcacccctcttgtttcttttcatgagcgggtgttaaacgttttcggaatggaccgaggtttgtcaagtagccttagtataccaccgatagaccacctgtcaagtttcgttccatttgaaggtcgtttgatgctccaacggttaaccgggtaaccgcaaaggctttttgtgtgttgcagcaaaacccccctccaaacagcccaataacccacctaagtcacttccatgctctcggtcgttcgatcacgatcgtgtgggcgaaaaccgtgcctcatttggactctcctagctccctatgcctatataaacacctccccctccgaaatcccGGGTCCAAACCCTTGACTTCGTCCTCCTCgcgccaccggacacgtccgcTGCCGCCGGACaaatcccgccgccgcgcccgaccaaTCGGCGTGCGCCACGTGGCAGCGCCGCCGTCCCaacgccgccggcccgcgaggcccgcgtctggcccgcggggcccgaccgccgccgcccgcacccgaggctcccccgccgcccgcgcgcctccgcctcctTCCCCGTCGCCCGCGCCTGGGCCGCTGTCCTCGCCGTCCTTCCCCGCCGCCCAGCCGcccgccggtcgccgccgttTGCCCATGCCCGCGCGACTCCCCGCCGACCGTCTCCGCCGGCGACCCCGCCGACCCTCCGCGCCGGATCCGCCTCTCCGGCGACCGTCCTCGTCCCCGCCGGCGCCTCTCCTCCCTCTTCTCCGGCCATCCTCGGCGACCGCGCCgacaaacccccccccccccccccgatccagatctgaaGGTTGACTTCCCCCCCTCATTTTCTGCTAAGTCCCGATTTACTCATATTCTTGAGCCCTGTTCATCACCTCATAACTCTTTGCATACTGCTTTGTTTTgcatgcatgatatatcgaaatgttcgccacGAGATTctattcattttgttccattgtgccatgctcgtttgagtccatcttgatgcccaaatttcTGGTGccagagtgctatatgatgtttactgctgttacttatcagaacttggtcttttgttatttttgttgcatttgatgtgtgcatcttatgggcatgagctctacaggtgttttgatctatgccatgccatctttacagggatgtattccatgtatttttcgtgatctatgtggtgactagcacaagcatgcaaactaggcttcgtgatgtttctgttttcagggactcaGAATTTTGCGGTCTGTggctgctgttattttgttgccacgTATCCATGTGGCTATAGAGAGATacatgcttattttgagtatgttcagtaaggatgttttgtagatatagttgtgctctatccatccatgcccctgtttgcaattatggagggtcctagcatgtcttaatcttgctctagttttgctataaaatgttcctggcagaatgttaacatgatattcaaatttgccaaggttgttgtagttgatccatacatgctatgaacttactcttgccatggttagcttaataaacatgtcatcttgctgtaggtatgcttgttttgtcatgcattgatttgtgatgagtgaatcaagctcaccaagatgccttcataatgctgttaatgccatgctctgttttctgccaagtctgaaacctgttaacgaaacttgctatgtttacatgggtgccatcatatcttctgattctttttggctcatggtcagtaagggacttttgttctatgcatttagtagattcattccatgccttgttttgctatattaagttcctgtagcatgtgttttgcttgctctgaacattgctacctgatgctgtttatgccatgtccagtaatttcacttaagtctgtgaacctgatatcctttgcacttttgccatacttgtttgaacctgttattgtgtgatctagccgtagctcagtgttcatcttttgtcaagcatctccggtagattactgtcatatgctttgttactatgttggggtgttgtagcatagttacttgatgtattctaagtgctatcatgctgttaatcgcagaatcgtgtcattcttgttttgcttgccatttgcaaaccgtgcatccgtttccggtgatctttatatcgatttcaaccgaaatcatctcttCTTTCCAgaggcatacttggtttgccaagttactgccttgttcatcctttttcttccggagcacgcatatgcatcgcatatcttgtctcgcatatcatgcatgttttgcatcatgttgcatgtgcatttcccgtgattgattgtggttccattgcttgtgttcttgctgtgggtagagccgggagacgagttcgtgaacgaggaacctgttgagtacgcttacgaggatcaagctttcgacaactctgagaaccttgcaggcaagatgaccataccctcgaaatcacttctatctttgccttgctagttgttcgttctattgccatgctgcgctacctaccacttgctatatcatgcctcccatattgccatgtcaagcctctaaccatcctttcctagcaaaccgttgtttggctaagttaccgcttttgctcagcccttatagcgttgctagttgcaggtgaagtagaagttggttccatgttggaacatggatattttagaatatcacaatatctcttatctaattaatgcatctatatatttggtaaagggtggaaggctcggccttatgcctggtgttttgttccactcttgccgccctagtttccgtcataccggtattatgttccttgagtttgcgttccttacgcggttgggtgatttatgggacccccttgacagttcgccttgaataaaactcctccagcaaggcccaaccttggttttaccattttccacctaagcctttttcccttgggttttcgcgagcccgagggtcatctttatttaaacccccggaccagtgctccttcgagtgctggcccaaaccgggcgatgtccggcgccccctgggcaaccagggtctatgccaacccgacgtctggctcatccggtgtgccctaagaacgagatatgtgcaactcctatcgggatttttcggcacattcgggcggctttgctggtcttgttttaccattgtcgaaatgtcttgtaaaccgggattctgagactggtcgggtcttcccgggagaaggtttatccttcgttgaccgtgagagcttataatgggctaagttgggacacccctgcagggtattatctgtcgaaagccgtgcccgcggttatgaggcagatgggaatttgttaatgtccggttgtagagaacttgtcacttgacttaattaaaatacatcaaccgtgtgtgtagccggatggtctcttctcggcggagtccgggaagtgaacacggtttgagttatgcatgaatgtaagtagtttcaggatcacttcttgatcatttctagcttcgcgaccgttgtgttgcttctcttctcgctctcgtTTGCGTATGTTAgtcaccatatatgcttagtgcctgctgcagctccacctcattacaccatcctttcctataagcttaaatagtcttgatctcgcgggtgtgagattgctgagtcctcgtgactcacagattataccaaaacagttgcaggtgccgacgataccagtgcagatgacgcaaccgagctcaagtgggagttcgacgagaaacgtggtcgttactatgtttcgtttcctgatgatcagtagtggagcccagttgggacgatcggggatctagcatttggggttatcttattttcatttggttttgaccgtagtcggtctatgtgtgaattttggttgatgtatgaattaatttatgtattgtgtgaagtggcgattgtaagccaactctcgttatcccattcttgttcattacatgggattgtgtgaagataacccttcctgcgacaataccacaatgcggttatgcctctaagtcgtgcctcgacacgtgggagatatagccgcatcgtgggcgtgacatggaatctctaaaaagacttatatttaggaaggGTGGGAGTAGTTATCAAGATTTTAAAAAAtatatagaaaaaatgttgatctTGATTACAAAAGATGTTAATCAAGCACTTAAAAaagtgtatagaaaaaatgttgaccacatatttgaattttgtattggaaatgttaaacgtgtattaTAAAAATGTTGTTGACATATACGGAAAATGTAGAATGAAAACCAAAAAAGAAACAAGAATAAAGCAAAGAAAAAATAAAATCAAAGAAACAGATGCAAAAAGAATGAAAAAggcagagaagaaaaagaaaatatagaaaataaaaagaaaaaagaaaccgAAGAAGAAAATGGAGAAAGAAAAAATAGTAGAAATGAACAAAGAAATGAAGGAAACCCGATGAAAAACAAAGGAAAACAAACAACAAAAAACCCGGAAAAACAATGAAAACCCAGTTCTTTTTCCCTATAGTAGGTTGTGCCCTAGTATTCAACACGAACGCAGTGCTTACCCAGTGGTTAGCTTCGCTACTCCTCATCGACGAGACCCATGTTCGAATCCTGGGTcgaccaccccccccccctcggcgCTCTGTTTTTCTTTTAAGTGTCCGCCTATTGGGCTATCCCGTTACTGTAGCATTCCACGCGAGGGTTCCTTCTACCTTGCTTAATGCGAGATATAGGGCTCGCATTCGAACCTATCGAGGCAACAAGATTAGGCCACTAAGCCTCAAAAAGAACAGAAAAAACTAAGCctcaaaagaaaatgaaaaaacaaGATTAGGCCACTCTTTGTTGGAAGGATTCTCAATTTGGTGATGTTGGCGCTTTCCCAAACTGTACTTTGTTGGAAGCTAGACTGTGCACTAACCTTCGCAGATATGGAGAGTCGTGCTTGAAGGATCAACACGGGTCAGAGAGGACAATTGGCTGCCGACAGCCCATGCTATGAGGCCTTGTGCATGAATCTCAAACAACCCACCACATCTTGTAAGTGACTTGATGTTTTCAAACTTAGTTGCTTGGGATAGAGTGAAGATTGAAAGTTCCTTCATCAGAGTGGATACCGATAGCTATGCCTATCTATACGCGACACGTTCAAGATGTCTAAGCATTGAACTTCAAGAAAGATGTCTATTTCAGTAAGATCGGCCTGTAGAATCTTAGTAAATATTAAGTAAAGGAGAGAAGCGTGCCTTGAAGGATGGTATGAATCATCAAATGTCAAGGCCGAGGCGAACTTTTGGTGCAATATGTGGAAAGTCCAGGTTCTTTTCGAACTAAAGGTTTTTCTTTGGCGTTTGGCAAGGCAATTGCTACCAACATACGACATAGTGCATCATCGTAAGATGTCACCAGTCAACAGCTGCATGCTATGCGGATGTGAAGATACATGGTGCCATTCATTTCTCAAGTGCACGATGTCGAGATGCGTGTGGGCGTTGGCCGACCCGACCTATTTCAATTTATACATCAAGTGAATGAACCGGAAGCAATGCTTACCCAGTGGTTAGCTTCGCTACTCCTCATCGACGAGACCCATGTTCGAATCCTGGGTCgaccatcccccccccccccccggcgctcTGTTTTTCTTTGAAGTGTCCGCCTATTGGGCTAGCCCGTTACTGTAGCGTTCCACGCGAAGGTTCCTTCTACCTTGCTTAATGCGAGATATAGCGCTCGCATTCGAACCTATCGAGGCAACAAGATTAGGCGACTAAGCCTCAAAAAGAACAGAAAAAACTAAGCctcaaaagaaaatgaaaaaacaaGATTAGGCCACTCTTTGTTGGAAGGATTCTCAATTTGGTGATGTTGGCGCTTTCCCAAACTGTACTTTGTTGGAAGCTAGACTGTGCACTAACCTTCGCAGATAAGGAGAGTCGTGCTTGAAGGATCAACACGGGTCAGAGAGGACAATTGGCTGCCGACAGCCCATGCTATGAGGCCTTGTGCATGAATCTCAAACAACCCACCACATCTTGTAAGTGACTTGATGTTTTCAAACTCAGTTGCTTGGGATAGAGTGAAGATTGAAAGTTCCTTCATCAGAGTGGATACCGATAGCTATGCCTATCTATACGCGACATGTTCAAGATGTCTAAGCATTGAACTTCAAGAAAAAATGTCTATTTCAGTAAGATCAGCCTGTGGAATCTTAGTAAATATTAAGTAAAGGAGAGAAGCGTGCCTTGAAGGATGGTATGAATCATCAAATGTCAAGACCGAGGCAAACTTTTGGTGCAATATGTGGAAAGTCCAGGTTCCTTCCGAACTAAAGGGTTTTCTTTGGCGTTTGGCAAGGCAATTGCTACCAACATCCGACATAGTGCATCATCGTAAGATGTCACCAGTCAACAGTTGCATGCTATGCGGATGTGAAGATACATGGTGCCATTCATTGCTCAAGTGCACGATGTCGAGATGCGTGTGGGCGCTGGCCGACCCGGCCTATTTCAATTTATACATCCAGTGAATGAACCGGAAGCAAAGCGTTGGATATTCTCTCTACTGGGCAGGTTGCCTCAAATTGATTTTATTCATGTCCTCGTCACTCTGTCGGTTGTGTGGTATGCTAAGAGGAA
The sequence above is a segment of the Aegilops tauschii subsp. strangulata cultivar AL8/78 chromosome 6, Aet v6.0, whole genome shotgun sequence genome. Coding sequences within it:
- the LOC109740974 gene encoding calcium sensing receptor, chloroplastic, which codes for MAFTPTSASATLPPSAPPPPAATKGTPRRAPWNAAPLAAAAASSTAALLAATPAARAAALSKEDVAGSFTKVVDTVDVVIGVGGKVAEQSFVVLRALGEAAKPALPVLQSAGEQALKLASPVVSDASRQATEALQGAGVDLARFQSAFKTVADAAQPAIGAAKPIASETVQTIGSLEGTDYVVAAGAAFLAYLLLPPAWSLLSYGLRGYKGDLSPAQALDMVTSQGYLIIDVRSENDKAKAGVPQLPSNAKNKIIALPLEELPNKIKGMVRNAKRAEAEIAALKISYLKRIGKGSNIVVMDSYGDNSKIVAKTLNSVGFKNCWVMAGGFSGRKGWAQSRLGTDSYNLSVVEVVKPSRVIPAAAERFVTVSSTSTPSRTSRKLLPGSVDS